The following proteins are encoded in a genomic region of Corylus avellana chromosome ca4, CavTom2PMs-1.0:
- the LOC132179811 gene encoding uncharacterized protein LOC132179811, which translates to MAHNSHGTISSLVMALCLFTLVNNTAALWLSHGRDISNRRYEPAEVVISPTTVSKMRLRWKFFAGKDITATPAVANGVVYFPSWNGYLYAVNAFNGALIWRQNLGDLTGLNGTGIVVNVTVSRSTPTVYGNLLLVGIYGPAVVISVDRSHGRLVWLTQLDPRPRVLITMSGTAYMGALYVGVSSLEEALPAGQCCTFRGSLAKLDVLTGRILWRTYMLPDNGGKLGGYSGAAIWGSSPSIDINRRHVYVATGNLYTAPSEVQKCQEKQNNETTKPIHPDQCIGPDINFNSILALDMDSGRIKWSRQLGGYDVFYFACLIPNNPDCPTGPNMDADFGEAPLLVTTFAKGTKRDVMVAVQKSGFAWALDRDNGSIVWFKLAGPGGEEGGGIWGAASYGRRVYTNIANGNQESFTLKPSSLNTTAGAWVALDANSGEIVWSTANPSNETSQGPVTVANGVVFAGSVASNGLIYAIDARTGNILWSYNTGATVYGGTAVSYGCIYIGSGYTVGLAKFHPTWTPGTSLYALCIR; encoded by the exons ATGGCACATAATTCTCATGGCACCATCAGCAGCCTTGTCATGGCACTTTGTTTGTTTACACTAGTGAATAACACGGCTGCACTT TGGCTCAGTCACGGGAGAGATATCAGTAACCGAAGGTACGAGCCTGCCGAAGTGGTAATCAGCCCAACGACGGTGTCAAAAATGCGGCTGAGATGGAAATTCTTTGCTGGTAAAGATATAACTGCGACGCCGGCAGTAGCCAACGGAGTGGTCTATTTCCCATCATGGAATGGATATTTGTATGCTGTGAATGCTTTCAATGGTGCATTAATATGGAGGCAGAATCTTGGTGACTTAACCGGACTAAATGGCACTGGGATCGTTGTGAACGTCACCGTCTCAAGATCCACCCCAACAGTGTACGGAAACCTCTTGCTTGTTGGAATTTATGGGCCAGCTGTTGTAATTTCTGTGGATCGATCACATGGCAGGCTCGTTTGGTTAACTCAACTTGACCCACGTCCTCGAGTATTGATCACCATGTCTGGAACAGCATACATGGG GGCATTATATGTTGGGGTGTCATCACTAGAAGAAGCATTACCGGCCGGCCAATGTTGCACATTCCGGGGCAGCTTGGCCAAGCTTGATGTTCTAACGGGTAGAATCCTTTGGCGGACCTATATGCTTCCTGATAATGGTGGAAAATTAGGAGGCTACTCGGGAGCTGCTATATGGGGAAGCAGCCCTTCCATTGACATTAACAGGAGACATGTTTATGTGGCAACGGGGAACCTCTACACAGCTCCGTCTGAGGTGCAAAAGTGTCAAGAAAAGCAAAACAATGAGACAACAAAACCTATTCATCCCGACCAGTGCATTGGGCCAGATATCAACTTCAATTCGATTTTGGCTTTGGATATGGATTCTGGGAGGATCAAATGGTCGAGGCAATTGGGAGGCTATGACGTGTTCTATTTTGCATGTTTAATACCTAATAACCCTGATTGTCCGACAGGGCCTAACATGGATGCAGACTTTGGCGAGGCTCCCCTGCTGGTTACAACATTTGCCAAGGGAACCAAACGTGATGTCATGGTGGCCGTACAAAAAAGTGGGTTTGCTTGGGCTTTAGACCGCGATAATGGCAGCATAGTTTGGTTTAAA TTGGCAGGACCGGGTGGAGAAGAGGGAGGAGGGATATGGGGTGCAGCCTCATATGGAAGAAGGGTGTACACAAACATTGCCAATGGCAACCAAGAGAGCTTCACACTGAAACCATCTAGCCTGAATACAACAGCCGGGGCATGGGTGGCTCTTGATGCTAATTCTGGGGAAATTGTGTGGTCCACAGCAAACCCCAGTAATGAAACTTCCCAGGGACCTGTCACGGTAGCCAATGGTGTGGTTTTTGCTGGGTCCGTAGCTTCCAACGGTCTAATATATGCCATTGATGCCAGAACAGGGAATATCCTCTGGTCATATAATACCGGTGCTACTGTGTACGGCGGTACAGCAGTGAGTTATGGATGCATTTACATAGGGAGCGGATATACAGTTGGGCTCGCAAAGTTCCACCCCACCTGGACTCCCGGAACTTCACTTTATGCCTTATGTATTAGATAA
- the LOC132178511 gene encoding outer envelope pore protein 16, chloroplastic, with product MPRSRFSGSVTTPKVDVAIDMGNPFLNLTVDGFLKIGTVAATRVAAEDAYHAAKKGSISTHNFEHTLKKMCKEGAYWGTVAGVYVGMEYGVERIRGTRDWKNAMIGGAVTGALVSAASNNSKDKVVVDAITGGAIATAAEFLNYLT from the exons ATGCCTCGGAGCAGGTTTTCGGGTTCTGTGACCACTCCAAAGGTCGACGTGGCGATCGACATGGGCAACCCCTTCCTCAACCTCACCGTCGATGGCTTCTTGAAGATCGGCACT GTCGCAGCTACCAGAGTAGCTGCAGAGGATGCATATCACGCCGCGAAAAAAG GGAGTATTTCAACTCACAATTTTGAGCACACG CTGAAGAAGATGTGTAAAGAAGGCGCGTATTGGG GAACTGTGGCTGGAGTTTATGTGGGAATGGAGTATGGAGTAGAGAGGATTCGTGGCACCAGAGACTGG AAGAATGCCATGATTGGCGGTGCGGTGACAGGTGCGCTGGTATCTGCAGCCAGCAACAATAGCAAAGACAAAGTTGTGGTGGATGCCATTACAGGCGGTGCAATTGCAACTGCTGCGGAGTTCCTCAACTATCTCACCTGA
- the LOC132179296 gene encoding pentatricopeptide repeat-containing protein At1g07590, mitochondrial, giving the protein MLTVTILIHRRLTQAIRQTLSIPSSPVNQIPSSFYFLCTQTPEIFPDKILDSKEENPSCLSSRIEKPPKGESAGCAFQSWKFSEKMLESKEEENPTSCLSYMIEKLPKDESAGSAFHSWKFPEKMLESKEEKNPSCSSYMIEKLPKGESDGSAFQSWKFPEKMSESKEEENPSCLSYMIEKLPKGESVGSAFQSWMGHGFPIHRGEIFHAINRLRKLKRNKRALEVMEWVIREKPYRPKELDYSYLLEFTTKIHGISQGERLFCCVPSEFQNDLLYNNLVISCLDKGSIRLSLAYMKKMRELGHPISHLVFNRLIILHSSPSRKKMIPKILTQMKADKVVPHVSTYNILMKMEANEHNIEGLMKVYSDMKRATVEPNEISYCIIATAHAVARLYTVAEVYIEAVEKSVTGNNWSTLDVLLILYGYLGKRKELERIWGIVQELPHVRSKSYILAIEAFGRIGQLSQAEEIWLEMKSLKVLKSSEQFNCIISVYCKHGLIDKASELFMEMEMNGCEPNAITYRHLALGCLKAELMGEALKTLDLGMDLITTKRVQNSTPWLETTLSIVEIFAEKGDVVNVEKFFEELTKARYTRYTFVYNTLLKAYVKAKKYDPNFLRRMILGGSRPDAETYSLMKLAEQFQS; this is encoded by the exons ATGCTAACGGTAACCATTCTCATACATCGCAGGCTCACTCAGGCAATACGTCAAACACTTTCAATTCCCTCCTCACCCGTCAATCAAATCCCTTCCAGTTTCTACTTTCTTTGCACCCAAACACCTGAAATTTTTCCCGATAAAATTTTAGactcaaaagaagaaaaccccAGTTGCTTATCTTCTAGGATTGAGAAGCCGCCAAAGGGGGAGTCTGCTGGCTGTGCCTTTCAGAGCTGGAAATTTTCCGAGAAAATGTTAGagtcaaaagaagaagaaaacccCACCAGTTGCTTATCTTATATGATTGAGAAGCTGCCAAAGGATGAGTCTGCTGGGTCTGCCTTTCATAGCTGGAAATTTCCCGAGAAAATGTTAGagtcaaaagaagaaaaaaaccccAGTTGCTCATCTTATATGATTGAGAAGCTGCCAAAGGGTGAGTCTGATGGGTCTGCCTTTCAGAGCTGGAAATTTCCCGAGAAAATGTCAGagtcaaaagaagaagaaaacccCAGTTGCTTATCTTATATGATTGAGAAGCTGCCAAAGGGTGAGTCTGTTGGGTCTGCCTTCCAGAGCTGGATGGGTCATGGGTTTCCTATTCACAGAGGCGAGATTTTCCACGCCATTAACCGTCTCAGGAAGCTCAAGAGGAACAAACGAGCGCTtgag GTAATGGAATGGGTGATCAGGGAAAAGCCCTATAGGCCTAAGGAACTAGACTACTCTTATCTATTGGAATTTACAACTAAAATTCATGGGATATCGCAGGGTGAAAGACTCTTCTGTTGTGTCCCTTCCGAGTTCCAGAATGATCTGCTCTATAACAACCTTGTGATATCATGCTTGGATAAAGGTTCAATAAGGCTTTCACTTGCGTACATGAAGAAAATGAGGGAATTGGGTCATCCCATCTCACACTTGGTCTTCAACCGCCTCATAATCCTCCATTCCTCCCCGAGTCGTAAGAAAATGATCCCCAAAATTCTCACTCAGATGAAGGCTGATAAGGTGGTTCCACATGTCTCAACCTACAACATTCTTATGAAAATGGAAGCTAACGAACACAATATTGAAGGGCTGATGAAGGTATACAGTGACATGAAACGAGCAACGGTTGAGCCAAATGAAATATCTTATTGCATAATAGCTACTGCACATGCAGTGGCAAGGTTGTACACAGTGGCCGAAGTTTACATTGAAGCTGTGGAGAAGTCTGTTACAGGGAATAACTGGTCAACACTAGATGTACTACTTATATTGTATGGGTATTTAGGGAAAAGAAAGGAGCTGGAGAGAATATGGGGCATTGTGCAAGAACTCCCCCATGTTAGGTCTAAAAGTTACATACTGGCAATTGAAGCATTTGGTAGAATTGGACAGCTGAGTCAAGCTGAAGAGATTTGGTTAGAAATGAAGTCGTTAAAAGTGTTAAAATCAAGTGAGCAGTTCAACTGTATAATATCTGTATATTGCAAACATGGATTGATTGATAAAGCATCTGAGCTTTTCATGGAAATGGAGATGAATGGGTGCGAACCAAATGCCATAACTTACCGACATCTTGCTTTGGGTTGCTTGAAAGCAGAATTGATGGGGGAAGCCTTGAAGACTCTAGATTTGGGGATGGATCTAATAACGACCAAGAGGGTCCAGAATTCAACCCCATGGCTGGAGACCACTCTTTCAATAGTTGAGATTTTTGCAGAGAAGGGTGATGTAGTGAATGTTGAGAAGTTTTTTGAAGAACTTACAAAAGCTAGGTACACTAGGTATACATTTGTATACAATACTTTGCTCAAGGCATATGTGAAGGCCAAGAAATATGATCCAAATTTTTTGAGAAGGATGATTCTTGGAGGGTCTAGGCCAGACGCTGAGACCTATAGCCTGATGAAACTTGCTGAGCAGTTTCAGAGTTGA